The following proteins are encoded in a genomic region of Candida albicans SC5314 chromosome 4, complete sequence:
- the ECM7 gene encoding Ecm7p (Protein involved in control of calcium homeostasis and oxidative stress response; mutants show defects in hyphal growth) produces the protein MLLWRNLVYNITLPFKNLNKEDRIIQLCRLFTCLIAIVCCLACIVAPRVTNTTYAARINCSHLDVANGLYESLRNSVTQVFTPAIFNDQMSGTGNSLTTSEIKLITEYAETQVAGSPQYCISSLWTWCYGNYETYTVVGKDGEIYTKKKNEVLTCTDKSSYVFDYINQLESIGLEIILAYAYQSSTFTTTSYEKQVSSRNAKFQLAFNGIIFTCCAQFVILICIFVIYSNRGSSRDLSKIPSLVLHVVTLISLASSLSIIIGSAMITNLFIITRNEIKSKLGDFGVTFHMGSKWFSFLSLSAVFATLSSMSWIFPMWCANPSISLTDQDDVVSFYEVPTRRTEFERHTDFRAKRSTAKFKSFEPNSGHGRNKIGNIFHNPRHSAHQDDHHEEEMRKLGESLSKKSSVRRTKSLGARKAELEEQGILLDNFTFKDEYPTIQEETYDGYSSRSVSRSASDKVSRKVSDKRQRHLIREVIKSPFDEEDKTDGISPRNSYLEDDELQLLDNQMFNLKK, from the coding sequence ATGTTATTATGGAGAAACTTGGTGTATAACATTACCCTACCGTTTAAAAACCTCAACAAGGAGGACAGAATCATTCAACTATGTCGTTTGTTTACATGTCTTATAGCAATAGTGTGTTGTTTGGCATGTATAGTTGCACCAAGAGTCACCAATACAACTTACGCAGCTCGTATAAACTGTTCACATTTGGACGTAGCTAATGGGTTATACGAATCGTTGAGAAACTCTGTGACTCAAGTCTTTACGCCAGCGATTTTCAACGATCAGATGAGTGGAACAGGAAATTCGTTGACGACTagtgaaatcaaattgataacCGAATATGCTGAGACACAAGTTGCGGGTAGTCCACAGTACTGTATTTCATCGTTGTGGACTTGGTGCTACGGTAATTATGAAACATATACGGTAGTAGGTAAGGATGGGGAAATTTAcactaaaaagaaaaacgaAGTTTTGACATGCACTGATAAAAGCTCCTACGTGTTTGATTATATAAATCAGTTAGAGTCCATTGGCTTGGAGATCATTTTAGCTTATGCCTACCAAAGCTCAACATTTACCACCACACTGTATGAAAAGCAAGTCAGTTCGAGAAACGCAAAGTTTCAGCTTGCCTTTAATGGGATCATTTTCACTTGTTGTGCACAATTTGTGATTTTAATATGCATTTTTGTCATCTACTCCAACCGTGGCTCTTCAAGAGACTTGTCAAAGATTCCTTCTTTGGTCTTGCATGTTGTGACATTGATTTCATTGGCCTCCTCCCTTAGTATAATTATAGGACTGGCGATGATCACAAacttgtttattattacaagaaatgaaattaagAGCAAATTGGGCGACTTTGGTGTAACGTTTCATATGGGTTCCAAATGGTTTCTGTTTTTATCGCTTTCGGCTGTATTTGCAACACTATCGCTGATGTCATGGATCTTTCCTATGTGGTGTGCTAATCCTCTGATTAGCCTCACTGATCAAGATGACGTAGTGTCCTTTTATGAAGTACCTACAAGAAGGACAGAGTTTGAGCGACACACTGATTTCCGTGCCAAAAGAAGCACCgccaaattcaaatcttttgAACCCAATAGTGGCCATGGCAGAAACAAAATAGGAAACATATTCCATAACCCTCGTCATTCAGCTCACCAGGACGACCACCACGAGGAAGAAATGCGAAAGCTAGGTGAATCATTATCCAAAAAATCATCCGTCCGAAGAACAAAGTCTTTGGGAGCTAGAAAAGCCGAACTTGAAGAGCAGGGGATCTTGCTAGATAATTTTACATTCAAAGATGAATATCCAACTATACAAGAAGAGACATATGATGGATATTCTAGCAGGTCAGTGTCTAGATCTGCTCTGGACAAGGTCAGCAGAAAAGTTTCTGACAAAAGACAGCGCCATTTGATTCGTGAAGTAATCAAGAGCCCATTTGACGAAGAAGATAAAACGGATGGTATATCGCCAAGAAACTCGTACCTAGAAGATGACGAGTTGCAACTATTGGATAATCAAAtgtttaatttgaaaaaatag
- a CDS encoding uncharacterized protein (Ortholog(s) have role in ascospore wall assembly, spore membrane bending pathway and cytoplasm, prospore membrane localization): MNKEEIYTIRPTRSKLLIVWSILELCTVSLLFAMSFFFLFANSKLIQRGPPAFQLRIQSDSIFAKNTFQLVQQGLKFATYLSNDLNIYINETIPETYLQQIDSNYDNNLYQFNVFGFCRKTQFDKILNCYNGQGINIAACFLQDIGTQLGNLTNQADPSNVSAKLVSFYYNLVDQICSDSDKKLCALQTYNTMSRIVQYLGISSLICLAVTTATSFFEMIGYCVFAKSLARVFFIVKVISMLVFVFTICILYCIIMVMKNFLTDLITQFQIGTLEFPSIKWITWGVLTLMCLIIVVKRYLIYQSI, translated from the coding sequence ATGAATAAAGAAGAGATTTACACAATCCGCCCCACTCGTTCTAAGTTATTGATAGTTTGGTCGATATTAGAACTATGCACTGTGTCGCTCCTATTTGCAATGagctttttctttctttttgcaAATTCAAAACTAATTCAAAGAGGTCCACCTGCATTTCAATTGAGGATTCAGTCAGATTCAATATTTGCCAAAAATACATTCCAACTTGTCCAACAAGGACTAAAATTTGCAACATATTTGTCGAATGACTTGAACATTTACATTAATGAGACTATCCCAGAAACATATCTCCAACAAATTGACTCTAATTATGACAATAATTTGTACCAGTTTAatgtttttggtttttgtcGGAAGACccaatttgataaaatattgaattgttaCAATGGACAAGGAATAAACATTGCTGCGTGTTTTCTTCAAGATATAGGAACACAGCTAGGAAATTTGACAAACCAGGCTGATCCAAGCAATGTTTCAGCCAAAttagtttctttttactACAATCTAGTGGACCAGATTTGCAGTGACTCTGACAAGAAATTGTGTGCTTTGCAAACATACAATACAATGTCAAGAATAGTTCAATATCTTGGGATCTCATCTTTGATTTGCTTAGCTGTGACTACCGCTAcctctttttttgaaatgatAGGTTACTGTGTTTTTGCAAAATCTTTGGCTAGAGTCTTTTTCATTGTCAAGGTCATATCTATGTTGGTTTTCGTCTTCACAATATGTATACTATACTGCATAATCATGGTTATGAAAAACTTTTTAACCGATTTAATCacccaatttcaaattggaaCCCTAGAGTTCCCCTCCATCAAATGGATTACTTGGGGTGTTTTAACATTAATGTGTCTAATTATTGTTGTGAAACGTTATCTTATATACCAATCTATTTAG
- the MET15 gene encoding bifunctional cysteine synthase/O-acetylhomoserine aminocarboxypropyltransferase (O-acetylhomoserine O-acetylserine sulfhydrylase; sulfur amino acid synthesis; immunogenic; Hog1, adherence-induced; brown color of mutant in Pb(2+) medium a visual selection; chlamydospore formation induced, F-12/CO2 biofilm induced), producing MPSHFDTLQLHAGQPVEKPHQPRAPPIYATTSYVFNDSKHGAQLFGLETPGYIYSRIMNPTNDVFEQRIAALEGGIGALATSSGQSAQFLAIAGLAHAGDNIISTSYLYGGTYNQFKVAFKRLGIETKFVNGDAAEDFAKLIDDKTKAIYIETIGNPKYNVPDFEKITKLAHEHGIPVVVDNTFGAGGFLVNPIAHGADIVVHSATKWIGGHGTTIAGVIVDSGNFPWTEYPEKYPQFSKPSEGYHGLVLSDALGKAAYIGHLRIELLRDLGPALNPFGSFLLLQGLETLSLRVERQSENALKLAQWLEKNPNVESVSYLGLPSHESHELSKKYLNNDAKYFGGALAFTVKDITNTSSDPFNEASPKLVDNLEIASNLANVGDSKTLVIAPWFTTHQQLSDEEKLASGVTKGLIRVSTGTEYIDDIINDFEQAFKKVYNN from the coding sequence ATGCCTTCTCACTTTGATACTCTTCAATTACATGCTGGTCAACCAGTTGAAAAACCACACCAACCAAGAGCCCCACCAATTTATGCAACCACCTCCTATGTTTTCAATGACTCTAAACACGGTGCTCAATTATTTGGTTTAGAAACCCCAGGATACATTTACTCCAGAATTATGAATCCAACAAACGATGTGTTTGAACAAAGAATTGCTGCCTTGGAAGGTGGTATTGGTGCATTGGCCACTTCTTCTGGTCAATCAGCTCAATTCTTGGCCATTGCTGGGTTGGCTCATGCTGGTGATAACATTATCAGTACATCCTACTTGTATGGTGGTActtataatcaattcaaagTTGCTTTCAAACGTTTGGGCATTGAAACCAAATTCGTTAATGGTGACGCCGCTGAAGATTTTGCTAAATTGATTGACGACAAGACAAAAGctatttatattgaaacCATTGGAAACCCTAAATATAATGTTCCAgactttgaaaaaatcaccAAATTGGCCCATGAACACGGTATTCCTGTTGTTGTCGACAACACTTTTGGTGCTGGTGGATTTTTAGTTAACCCAATTGCCCACGGTGctgatattgttgttcaTTCTGCTACTAAATGGATTGGTGGTCACGGTACTACAATTGCTGgtgttattgttgattcCGGTAACTTCCCATGGACCGAGTACCCAGAAAAATACCCACAATTCTCTAAACCATCAGAAGGTTACCACGGGTTGGTCTTGAGTGATGCTTTAGGTAAGGCCGCATACATTGGTCACTTgagaattgaattgttgaGAGACTTGGGTCCAGCTTTGAATCCATTTGGaagttttttgttgttgcaagGTTTAGAAACTTTGTCTTTGAGAGTTGAAAGACAATCTGAAAATGCTTTGAAATTGGCCCAATGGTTAGAAAAGAACCCAAATGTTGAGTCTGTGTCCTATTTGGGATTGCCATCTCACGAATCCCACGAATTGAGTAAAAAATACTTGAACAATGACGCTAAGTACTTTGGTGGTGCTTTAGCATTTACTGTCAAGGACATCACCAACACCTCCAGCGACCCATTCAATGAAGCCTCACCAAAGTTGGTTGACAATTTGGAGATTGCCTCAAACTTGGCTAATGTGGGTGACTCTAAGACTTTGGTTATTGCTCCATGGTTTACTACACATCAACAATTGTCAGATGAAGAAAAGTTGGCTTCTGGTGTTACCAAGGGCTTAATCAGAGTTTCTACTGGTACTGaatatattgatgatattattaaCGACTTTGAACAAGCATTCAAGAAGGTTTATAACAACTAA
- a CDS encoding uncharacterized protein (Ortholog of S. cerevisiae : YPL034W, C. glabrata CBS138 : CAGL0L06996g, C. dubliniensis CD36 : Cd36_40280, C. parapsilosis CDC317 : CPAR2_402170 and Candida tenuis NRRL Y-1498 : CANTEDRAFT_137348) has translation MSKQYQCNGITTKGVRCRIKCQSPNSYCRHHERQSYTHHSNNHKPQSNDTGYIYMYTMTNFLFPPKNWSFKVKNLPDASKKTDWVNFNSRKSHYILIKIGRTTKTPESRIQQWQEKCQHPLTNMGPPNKHLIRKRRGLVERLACMSIDDPVYSRWKNGGFYCRNLNLVESTIHQELWKKYGKGQVYCVTCLAEESRSEAKFKIHMEWFLIPKEDIEEVYQLIDTICVKIG, from the coding sequence ATGCtgaaacaatatcaatgtAATGGTATCACAACTAAAGGGGTTAGGTGTAGAATAAAGTGCCAACTGCCAAATTCCTACTGTCGACACCACGAGAGGCAATCGTATACCCATCACAGCAATAACCATAAACCTCAATCAAATGACACTGGCTATATCTACATGTATACCATGACCAACTTTCTATTCCCACCAAAAAATTGGAGTTTCAAAGTAAAGAATTTGCCTGACGCGTCTAAGAAAACTGATTGGGTGAATTTCAACAGCAGGAAATCACATTACATTCTTATCAAGATTGGACGGACCACCAAAACACCAGAATCACGTATACAGCAATGGCAAGAAAAGTGTCAACACCCATTGACCAATATGGGGCCGCCCAACAAACACTTGATAAGAAAACGCCGTGGGTTAGTTGAACGATTGGCGTGCATGAGTATTGATGATCCAGTGTATTCTCGTTGGAAAAACGGTGGGTTCTATTGTAGGAACCTAAACTTGGTAGAGCTGACTATCCATCAGGAGTTATGGAAAAAATATGGCAAGGGCCAAGTATACTGTGTTACCTGCTTGGCTGAGGAATCCCGTTCAGAAgccaaattcaaaatccaCATGGAATGGTTTCTAATACCAAAGGAAGACATTGAAGAAGTTTACCAGTTGATAGATACTATTTGTGTGAAAATAGGATAA